Proteins encoded by one window of Salvia splendens isolate huo1 chromosome 5, SspV2, whole genome shotgun sequence:
- the LOC121802409 gene encoding palmitoyl-monogalactosyldiacylglycerol delta-7 desaturase, chloroplastic-like, with translation MTLPVPDVVVKKKSNVFWGRKCNSVDIGIACWLGAIHLLCALGPFTFNWGAFGVALGLYVITGLLGITLSFHRNLSHKSFKLPKWLEYFFAYCGTLALQGNAIEWVSTHRYHHQFVDSEKDPHSPIEGFWFSHMGWLFDTDQRYRERNNVKDLEKQPFYKFLEKTYMLHQLALGALLYAMGGFPYIVWGVGVRTVWVYHITWLVNSACHLWGKQVWNTGDLSRNNWWVAVLAFGEGWHNNHHAFEHSARHGLEWWQIDMTWYAIRVLEALGLATNIKLSTPPQKQKMAFATFN, from the exons ATGACTCTTCCAGTTCCAGATGTGGTGGTGAAGAagaagagtaatgtgttttgggGCAGAAAGTGTAATTCTGTGGATATTGGGATTGCTTGTTGGCTTGGGGCTATTCACTTGTTGTGTGCTTTAGGTCCTTTTACATTCAACTGGGGTGCATTTGGTGTTGCTTTGGGATTGTATGTCATCACTGGCCTTCTTGGCATCACTCTCTCTTTCCATAGAAATCTTTCTCATAAGAGCTTCAAGCTTCCCAAATGGCTTGAGTATTTCTTTGCTTACTGTGGCACTCTAGCCCTTCAg GGGAATGCAATTGAGTGGGTGAGCACACATAGATACCACCATCAGTTTGTTGACTCAGAAAAAGATCCACACAGCCCAATTGAGGGATTTTGGTTTAGTCACATGGGTTGGCTCTTTGACACTGATCAAAGG TACAGGGAGAGAAACAATGTTAAGGATTTAGAGAAACAACCCTTCTATAAGTTCCTTGAGAAGACCTATATGCTTCATCAATTGGCACTTGGAGCTTTACTCTATGCAATGGGTGGATTTCCCTACATTGTTTGGGGAGTA GGTGTGAGGACTGTGTGGGTTTACCATATCACTTGGCTGGTGAATTCCGCGTGCCATCTTTGGGGCAAACAAGTATGGAATACCGGTGACCTATCACGAAATAACTG GTGGGTGGCAGTGCTTGCATTTGGAGAGGGGTGGCATAACAACCACCATGCCTTTGAGCATTCAGCTAGACATGGGCTAGAGTGGTGGCAAATTGATATGACTTGGTATGCAATTAGGGTTCTTGAAGCACTTGGATTGGCCACTAATATCAAATTGTCTACACCACCACAAAAGCAAAAGATGGCCTTTGCTACTTTTAATTAG